One Portunus trituberculatus isolate SZX2019 chromosome 42, ASM1759143v1, whole genome shotgun sequence DNA window includes the following coding sequences:
- the LOC123517755 gene encoding peroxisome biogenesis factor 10-like isoform X1 — protein MAWWWSATTQSQAKHFTLSVSLVWCEMPFQVAGAAEVLRATQKDENFLDYLKSCISEIVQRTAGTRVWLDIHKNAEVICELVYYGLTTLCVRQTLGEEYTGILQVDSSRRKLPSLLQRVTMVVLQCFGPEIIRRLLTKFEESIKTGSLSTYLRPELKNILLKQIPVLRYSITILHRIHLATFYLNGSFYHISKRITGINYVLTREWLGDSSAGKSFRILGIVLLAHILLTVSYSSYSYFFTKSAQESTPPSAKCYVEHWKQCSLCLDERRHSSITPCGHLFCWQCIHECLQSNQSCPICRHPSLPSQVVPLLNYD, from the exons ATGGCCTGGTGGTGGTCAGCCACTACTCAGTCACAAGCCAAACACTTCACCCTGTCAGTCAGCCTTGTGTGGTGTGAG ATGCCATTTCAAGTAGCAGGGGCAGCTGAGGTCTTAAGGGCAACacagaaagatgaaaatttCCTGGATTATTTGAAGAGTTGCATCTCAGAAATTGTACAAAGAACAGCTG GTACAAGAGTATGGCTTGATATTCACAAAAATGCAGAAGTCATATGTGAACTTGTCTACTATGGCCTCACCACCCTGTGTGTCCGCCAGACTCTGGGAGAAGAGTACACTGGTATTTTACAGGTGGATTCAAGTAGAAGGAAATTGCCGAGTTTATTG CAACGGGTAACTATGGTGGTGCTGCAGTGCTTCGGGCCAGAGATTATTAGAAGATTGCTAACAAAATTTGAAGAGTCAATCAAAACTGGGAGTCTCTCAACTTATCTCCGCCCAGAACTCAAGAACATCCTACTAAAGCAAATACCAGTACTTAGATACTCTATCACTATACTACATCGCATTCACCTGGCAACATTTTACTTGAATGGATCCTTTTATCACATATCTAAGAGGATTACTGGGATAAATTAT GTGTTGACCCGGGAGTGGCTTGGCGACAGCTCTGCTGGCAAGTCATTCAGGATTCTGGGAATAGTCTTGCTGGCACACATCCTTCTGACAGTGTCGTATTCATCTTACTCGTACTTCTTCACCAAGTCAGCACAGGAAAGCACTCCACCCTCAGCAA AGTGCTACGTGGAGCACTGGAAGCAGTGCTCTCTGTGCCTGGATGAACGCAGGCACTCCTCCATCACTCCATGTGGACATTTGTTTTGTTGGCAGTGTATTCATGAGTGTCTGCAGAGTAACCAGAGTTGTCCAATCTGCAGACATCCATCATTACCTTCTCAAGTTGTTCCTCTTCTCAATTATGATTAG
- the LOC123517755 gene encoding peroxisome biogenesis factor 10-like isoform X2 yields the protein MPFQVAGAAEVLRATQKDENFLDYLKSCISEIVQRTAGTRVWLDIHKNAEVICELVYYGLTTLCVRQTLGEEYTGILQVDSSRRKLPSLLQRVTMVVLQCFGPEIIRRLLTKFEESIKTGSLSTYLRPELKNILLKQIPVLRYSITILHRIHLATFYLNGSFYHISKRITGINYVLTREWLGDSSAGKSFRILGIVLLAHILLTVSYSSYSYFFTKSAQESTPPSAKCYVEHWKQCSLCLDERRHSSITPCGHLFCWQCIHECLQSNQSCPICRHPSLPSQVVPLLNYD from the exons ATGCCATTTCAAGTAGCAGGGGCAGCTGAGGTCTTAAGGGCAACacagaaagatgaaaatttCCTGGATTATTTGAAGAGTTGCATCTCAGAAATTGTACAAAGAACAGCTG GTACAAGAGTATGGCTTGATATTCACAAAAATGCAGAAGTCATATGTGAACTTGTCTACTATGGCCTCACCACCCTGTGTGTCCGCCAGACTCTGGGAGAAGAGTACACTGGTATTTTACAGGTGGATTCAAGTAGAAGGAAATTGCCGAGTTTATTG CAACGGGTAACTATGGTGGTGCTGCAGTGCTTCGGGCCAGAGATTATTAGAAGATTGCTAACAAAATTTGAAGAGTCAATCAAAACTGGGAGTCTCTCAACTTATCTCCGCCCAGAACTCAAGAACATCCTACTAAAGCAAATACCAGTACTTAGATACTCTATCACTATACTACATCGCATTCACCTGGCAACATTTTACTTGAATGGATCCTTTTATCACATATCTAAGAGGATTACTGGGATAAATTAT GTGTTGACCCGGGAGTGGCTTGGCGACAGCTCTGCTGGCAAGTCATTCAGGATTCTGGGAATAGTCTTGCTGGCACACATCCTTCTGACAGTGTCGTATTCATCTTACTCGTACTTCTTCACCAAGTCAGCACAGGAAAGCACTCCACCCTCAGCAA AGTGCTACGTGGAGCACTGGAAGCAGTGCTCTCTGTGCCTGGATGAACGCAGGCACTCCTCCATCACTCCATGTGGACATTTGTTTTGTTGGCAGTGTATTCATGAGTGTCTGCAGAGTAACCAGAGTTGTCCAATCTGCAGACATCCATCATTACCTTCTCAAGTTGTTCCTCTTCTCAATTATGATTAG